The following are encoded in a window of Mycobacteroides chelonae CCUG 47445 genomic DNA:
- a CDS encoding DUF3159 domain-containing protein, giving the protein MLGEPEKSETASSDAALWRVLVRRLGGAAAILHAAFPTAVFAVLAPGAGFLVASVAALGTSLAIVCFQIAMGRTARGALIGTASVGVALLVAWGIGDARGYFVIGIWRSLLAAIAGTVSILMRWPLAGCAWGWLLDHGTRWRSVPPAFLAYVLMTFSGVLANAARFVVQQDLYDTDSLSALAAARVLMGWPLGVLLIVIAYPLLRRAHHAMRVAGD; this is encoded by the coding sequence ATGTTAGGCGAACCCGAAAAAAGCGAGACGGCCAGCAGCGACGCCGCATTGTGGCGCGTGCTGGTCCGCCGGTTGGGTGGCGCGGCAGCGATCTTGCACGCGGCGTTTCCCACGGCGGTGTTCGCCGTTCTTGCGCCGGGGGCTGGTTTTTTGGTGGCAAGCGTTGCGGCCCTGGGTACTTCCCTGGCCATCGTGTGCTTCCAGATCGCCATGGGCAGGACTGCCCGTGGCGCGTTGATCGGGACCGCTTCCGTGGGTGTCGCACTACTCGTTGCGTGGGGAATAGGCGATGCGCGAGGCTATTTCGTCATAGGAATCTGGAGAAGTCTGCTCGCGGCGATTGCGGGAACGGTGTCAATCCTGATGCGATGGCCTCTGGCGGGATGTGCGTGGGGTTGGCTGCTTGACCATGGGACGCGTTGGCGCAGTGTTCCGCCGGCATTCCTGGCGTACGTGCTGATGACATTTTCGGGAGTGCTTGCCAATGCCGCGCGATTCGTTGTGCAGCAAGATCTCTACGACACAGACAGCCTGTCGGCGCTGGCTGCGGCGCGAGTCCTTATGGGATGGCCGTTAGGTGTCCTGCTCATCGTGATCGCTTACCCGTTGTTACGTCGGGCGCACCACGCGATGCGTGTTGCGGGTGACTGA
- a CDS encoding alcohol dehydrogenase catalytic domain-containing protein, which produces MRIRSAVLHAAPIERPYRDTHPLKVVELELDPPGPGEVLVRIEAAGLCHSDLSVVDGNRIRPVPMALGHEAAGVIAEVGPGVRDVSPGDHVVLVYVPSCGACRYCSSGRPALCPDAAAANGRGDLIRGGTRLHGLDGSEVRHHLGVSGFADHAVVDRNSVVVVDKDVPLDTAALFGCAMLTGFGAVTHTASVRPGDSVAVLGLGGVGQAVVMSAAAAGAGEVLAIDPVAAKRELALELGATSACAPDEAPGGHDWVFEVVGSAAVLEQAYALTGRGGGTVSVGLPHPDARISLPALSIVAEGRSILGSYMGSAQPQQDIPAMLALWRVGRLPVEKLKSGELPLDDINIALDALADGLAVRQVLRP; this is translated from the coding sequence GTGCGAATTCGTAGTGCGGTGCTGCACGCGGCACCGATCGAAAGGCCATATCGCGACACACACCCCCTGAAAGTCGTTGAACTCGAACTCGACCCACCGGGTCCCGGTGAGGTGCTGGTCCGGATCGAAGCCGCAGGGCTGTGTCACTCGGATCTGTCAGTCGTCGACGGCAACCGGATACGTCCGGTGCCCATGGCACTCGGACACGAGGCCGCCGGCGTCATCGCCGAAGTCGGTCCCGGTGTTCGCGACGTCTCCCCCGGCGACCATGTGGTCCTGGTGTACGTACCGAGCTGTGGCGCCTGCAGATACTGCTCGTCGGGTCGCCCCGCGCTGTGCCCGGACGCCGCGGCGGCCAACGGCCGCGGCGACCTCATCCGTGGCGGTACCAGACTGCACGGTCTCGACGGCTCCGAGGTCCGCCATCACCTGGGCGTCTCAGGCTTCGCCGATCATGCCGTAGTGGACCGTAATTCGGTGGTCGTCGTCGACAAAGACGTACCACTGGACACCGCAGCGCTGTTCGGGTGCGCCATGCTGACCGGCTTCGGAGCGGTCACCCACACTGCGTCCGTGCGCCCCGGCGATTCGGTCGCGGTCCTCGGATTGGGCGGTGTGGGGCAGGCCGTGGTGATGTCCGCGGCGGCCGCCGGCGCCGGCGAAGTGCTGGCCATCGACCCGGTGGCGGCCAAACGCGAGCTGGCCCTTGAACTCGGAGCCACCAGCGCGTGCGCGCCCGACGAAGCGCCCGGCGGGCACGACTGGGTGTTCGAGGTGGTCGGATCGGCCGCCGTGCTGGAACAGGCATACGCACTCACCGGACGTGGCGGGGGCACGGTATCAGTGGGTCTGCCACATCCGGATGCGCGAATCAGCCTGCCCGCGTTGAGTATCGTCGCCGAGGGCCGCAGCATCCTGGGCTCCTACATGGGGTCGGCACAACCACAACAGGACATTCCGGCGATGCTGGCACTGTGGCGCGTCGGGCGGTTGCCGGTGGAAAAGCTGAAGTCCGGGGAGCTACCCCTCGATGACATCAACATCGCGCTGGACGCACTGGCCGACGGACTCGCGGTGCGTCAGGTGCTGCGCCCATGA
- a CDS encoding MarR family winged helix-turn-helix transcriptional regulator, producing MEIDGTATLGYLLTRTATSLRGKVAARLEPMGLSLPEYICMQILRTYPGMSNSELARQAMVTRQAMNAVLHRLEQEGLISRPENADHGRSLPARLTRRGSTQLDKAVEAVTAGENEVMEKLTADERRALKAMLAKCVPSQLP from the coding sequence ATGGAAATCGATGGAACCGCGACCCTGGGGTACTTGCTGACCCGTACCGCGACATCGCTGCGCGGCAAGGTGGCGGCCCGTTTGGAGCCGATGGGCCTCAGCCTGCCCGAGTACATCTGCATGCAGATCCTGCGCACCTACCCCGGCATGTCCAACTCCGAGCTGGCTCGGCAGGCGATGGTCACCCGGCAGGCCATGAATGCGGTGCTGCACCGGTTGGAGCAGGAAGGCTTGATCAGCCGTCCGGAGAACGCGGACCACGGCAGGTCGCTGCCGGCTCGCCTCACCCGGCGTGGCAGCACCCAGCTGGACAAGGCGGTTGAGGCCGTGACCGCGGGCGAGAACGAGGTCATGGAGAAGTTGACCGCTGACGAGCGCCGCGCGTTGAAGGCGATGCTGGCCAAGTGCGTTCCGAGCCAGCTGCCATGA
- a CDS encoding enoyl-CoA hydratase/isomerase family protein, with product MPALQRTEGIYTLELGTDENRFTTANIEQINALLDEVLADETPSALVVTGSGKFFSNGLDVDFLGANPDKLSWYITEVQKILARFLVFPTPTVAAVNGHAFGAGAMVALACDYRVMRTDRGFFCLPEVDLGMPFTPGMSALCQGKMTPQAASATMPSGRRLGGSESLNYQIVDAAVAEDQVLSTATSFVAPLVGKNRDTLGTVKYGMYGSIVPLLLAGLGS from the coding sequence ATGCCAGCCCTGCAGCGCACCGAAGGCATCTACACCCTTGAGCTCGGTACCGATGAGAACCGTTTCACGACAGCGAATATCGAACAGATCAACGCACTGCTCGACGAGGTCCTCGCCGACGAGACCCCCTCGGCGCTGGTGGTGACCGGCAGCGGGAAGTTCTTCTCCAACGGGCTCGACGTCGATTTCCTGGGCGCCAACCCCGACAAACTCAGCTGGTACATCACCGAGGTCCAGAAGATTCTGGCGCGTTTCCTCGTGTTCCCCACCCCCACCGTCGCCGCCGTCAATGGTCACGCCTTCGGCGCCGGAGCCATGGTCGCGCTGGCATGTGACTACCGGGTGATGCGCACCGATCGCGGCTTCTTCTGCCTGCCCGAGGTTGACCTCGGCATGCCGTTCACTCCCGGTATGTCGGCGCTGTGTCAGGGCAAGATGACGCCGCAGGCGGCATCGGCCACCATGCCCAGCGGCCGTCGGCTCGGCGGATCTGAATCGCTGAACTACCAGATCGTCGACGCGGCCGTTGCCGAGGACCAGGTGCTTTCCACCGCAACGAGTTTCGTGGCGCCCCTGGTAGGCAAGAACCGGGATACGCTGGGCACCGTCAAATACGGGATGTACGGGTCAATCGTGCCACTGCTGCTCGCCGGCCTGGGGTCGTGA
- a CDS encoding ArsR/SmtB family transcription factor, with amino-acid sequence MVFKALADRTRRELLDRLHERNGQTLSQLCDGVRMTRQSATQHLGVLESANLITTVRQGREKLHYLNPVPLHEIQERWIDKFERPRLRALSAFKQRAEEPEMSQPTFVYTTYINSTPEKVWQAITDPDLSGQYWGHSNVSDWQPGSRWEHQRVDGSGIADVVGTVVEADPPRKLVTTWADPAGGADAPASTVTFLIQPYQNIVRLTVQHADLADPSEYAQASGGWAAVLSNLKSFLETGAPLPTEPWTQPG; translated from the coding sequence ATGGTCTTCAAGGCCCTCGCCGACCGGACTCGGCGGGAGCTGTTGGACCGGCTGCATGAACGTAACGGCCAGACCCTCAGTCAGCTGTGCGACGGCGTTCGGATGACGCGGCAATCGGCGACTCAGCATCTGGGTGTACTGGAATCTGCCAACCTGATTACTACCGTGCGACAGGGCCGGGAGAAGCTGCACTATCTCAATCCCGTTCCGCTCCATGAGATTCAGGAACGGTGGATTGACAAGTTCGAACGCCCGCGACTGCGGGCGTTGAGCGCCTTCAAGCAGCGAGCCGAGGAGCCGGAGATGTCTCAACCAACATTCGTCTACACCACCTATATCAACAGCACGCCCGAGAAGGTGTGGCAGGCCATTACCGATCCCGACCTCAGCGGCCAGTACTGGGGACACTCGAATGTGTCTGACTGGCAACCGGGTTCACGTTGGGAGCATCAGCGGGTGGATGGATCTGGCATCGCCGACGTTGTCGGCACGGTCGTGGAGGCGGATCCGCCCCGAAAGCTGGTCACTACGTGGGCGGACCCGGCCGGCGGCGCCGACGCTCCCGCATCCACCGTCACCTTCCTGATTCAGCCTTATCAAAACATCGTGCGGCTGACGGTCCAGCACGCCGACCTTGCGGACCCGTCGGAGTATGCCCAGGCCAGCGGTGGGTGGGCGGCGGTGCTGTCAAACCTCAAGTCATTCTTGGAGACTGGAGCCCCGCTGCCTACGGAGCCGTGGACTCAGCCCGGCTAG
- a CDS encoding flavin-containing monooxygenase → MTEHVDIVIVGAGISGIGMACHVARDLPGKDFVVLEARERIGGTWDLFRYPGIRSDSDMFTLGFNFRPWTSTKGIADGTSIREYVTDTAREFGVDKKVRFGHKVVGAEWSSEQGLWTVRAEHAGEIVEFTTRFFLACTGYYNYDKGFTPEFEGVEDFVGQVIHPQHWPEDLDYAGKKVVVIGSGATAMTLVPAMAGTAGHVTMLQRSPTYVVSLPSTDALAVALQGKLPASIAYPIVKWKNQMVSFISYQTSRRDPERMKGILRALLKRQLPDFDLDKHFTPKYNPWDQRLCVVPDSDLFRALRKGTASIATDRIARFTPKGILLESGEELEADIIVTATGLNVQLAGGLRPVVDGVPVNPADSVSYKGLMLTGLPNFIFTFGYTNASWTLRADLVSQYACRLLKYMDKEGQTVVWPVEPPTTERLPFLEDLVSGYVTRAESAVPHQVPLAPWRSYQNYFRELPVLKYGKVADKGVRFSKVKVSREAPVAIGR, encoded by the coding sequence ATGACCGAACATGTCGACATTGTCATCGTGGGCGCCGGAATCTCGGGGATCGGCATGGCCTGCCACGTCGCCCGTGACCTGCCGGGCAAGGACTTCGTGGTGCTCGAGGCGCGCGAGCGCATCGGTGGCACCTGGGACCTGTTCCGCTACCCGGGTATCCGCTCCGACTCCGACATGTTCACCCTGGGCTTCAACTTCCGCCCGTGGACGAGCACCAAGGGCATCGCTGACGGAACCTCCATCCGTGAGTACGTCACCGACACCGCCCGCGAGTTCGGTGTGGACAAGAAGGTCCGCTTCGGTCACAAGGTCGTCGGCGCCGAGTGGTCCTCCGAGCAGGGACTCTGGACGGTGCGGGCCGAGCACGCCGGTGAGATCGTCGAGTTCACGACGCGGTTCTTCCTGGCGTGCACCGGCTACTACAACTACGACAAGGGCTTCACACCGGAGTTCGAGGGTGTCGAAGACTTCGTCGGCCAGGTGATCCATCCGCAGCACTGGCCGGAGGATCTGGACTACGCCGGCAAGAAGGTCGTTGTCATCGGCAGTGGTGCGACAGCCATGACATTGGTTCCCGCGATGGCCGGAACCGCTGGGCACGTCACCATGCTGCAGCGTTCGCCCACCTATGTGGTGTCGCTGCCGTCGACGGACGCGCTCGCGGTGGCGCTGCAGGGCAAGCTTCCGGCCTCGATCGCGTATCCGATCGTGAAGTGGAAGAACCAGATGGTCAGCTTCATCAGCTACCAGACGAGCCGCCGCGACCCGGAGCGCATGAAGGGCATCCTGCGTGCACTCCTGAAGCGGCAGCTGCCTGACTTCGATCTGGACAAGCACTTCACCCCGAAGTACAACCCGTGGGATCAGCGGTTGTGTGTGGTGCCGGATTCGGATCTGTTCCGCGCCCTGCGCAAGGGCACTGCCTCCATTGCCACCGACCGCATCGCGCGGTTCACGCCCAAGGGCATCCTGCTGGAGTCGGGCGAAGAGCTCGAGGCCGATATCATCGTGACCGCAACAGGTTTGAATGTTCAGCTGGCCGGCGGTCTCAGGCCCGTGGTGGACGGTGTGCCGGTGAACCCCGCCGACTCGGTGAGCTACAAGGGTTTGATGCTGACCGGGCTGCCGAACTTCATCTTCACCTTCGGCTACACCAACGCATCGTGGACTCTCCGTGCCGATCTGGTATCGCAGTACGCCTGCCGCTTGCTCAAGTACATGGACAAAGAGGGTCAGACGGTGGTGTGGCCCGTCGAACCCCCGACCACTGAGCGGCTGCCGTTCTTGGAGGACTTGGTCTCCGGGTATGTCACCCGTGCGGAGAGCGCGGTGCCACACCAGGTGCCGCTGGCGCCATGGCGTTCGTACCAGAACTACTTCCGCGAGCTGCCCGTGCTCAAGTACGGCAAGGTCGCCGACAAGGGCGTGCGATTCAGCAAGGTAAAGGTCTCGCGTGAGGCCCCCGTTGCAATAGGCAGGTAA
- a CDS encoding TetR/AcrR family transcriptional regulator codes for MTKPATRGRKTTRPSGDERIQAILTNTEELLGQRPLTDISVDDLARGAGISRPTFYFYFSSKEAVLLTLAERIIEEADANVAGINPAAMTSPAEYWRAVIKAYFDAFGSHRALTVALSSMQGTSPELDQRWSEVTENWVSNTTLGIEAERTRGAAPNTIPARDIAIALNLINQAMMRATFTGQQPAVDDGKVVDTLLHVWLNAIYGGVCANS; via the coding sequence GTGACAAAACCGGCAACGAGAGGCCGCAAAACCACGCGTCCCTCCGGGGACGAGCGGATACAAGCGATCTTGACCAACACCGAGGAACTACTCGGGCAACGCCCACTGACGGATATCTCCGTCGATGATCTAGCGCGTGGAGCCGGTATCTCGCGGCCCACGTTCTACTTCTACTTCTCCTCCAAAGAGGCCGTACTCCTCACCCTGGCCGAGCGGATCATCGAAGAGGCCGACGCGAACGTCGCGGGCATCAACCCCGCGGCCATGACAAGCCCCGCCGAGTACTGGCGCGCCGTGATCAAGGCCTACTTTGACGCCTTCGGCTCTCACCGGGCCCTCACCGTCGCGTTGTCCAGCATGCAAGGAACAAGCCCCGAGCTGGATCAACGCTGGTCCGAGGTGACAGAGAACTGGGTCTCCAACACGACACTCGGTATCGAGGCCGAACGCACTCGCGGCGCCGCGCCGAACACCATCCCGGCCCGCGATATCGCCATTGCTCTCAACCTCATCAACCAGGCGATGATGCGAGCCACCTTCACCGGGCAGCAGCCCGCGGTCGACGACGGCAAGGTGGTCGATACGCTGCTCCACGTCTGGCTCAATGCGATTTACGGAGGGGTCTGTGCGAATTCGTAG
- a CDS encoding TetR/AcrR family transcriptional regulator, producing the protein MSKREPDHDRPLGRAEIVQAILESAVELFAAKGPSATSLRDVATHAAVNHSLIHRYFGTKQQLLAATLQHLADRGVELAASGDLDAERQELGDLHMRVLVRSALDGYPIAELQERRPGMEWVLDQARPNFPTERAAQLAAAHATALQYGWRLLGPVLRAGFGLADMDDEALRAEVIAEMGRTLSLPRD; encoded by the coding sequence GTGAGCAAACGCGAGCCGGATCACGATAGGCCGCTCGGCCGTGCCGAGATCGTGCAGGCCATCCTGGAGTCCGCCGTAGAACTCTTCGCCGCGAAGGGACCAAGTGCGACCTCATTGCGCGATGTGGCCACGCATGCGGCGGTCAATCACAGTCTGATACACCGATACTTCGGCACGAAACAGCAGTTACTGGCCGCCACACTGCAGCATCTCGCCGATAGAGGCGTCGAACTGGCTGCATCTGGCGATCTGGATGCAGAGCGCCAGGAGCTCGGTGACCTGCATATGCGTGTTCTCGTGCGGTCTGCTCTTGATGGCTATCCGATCGCCGAGCTACAGGAGCGCAGACCGGGAATGGAATGGGTCCTGGATCAGGCGCGCCCCAACTTTCCTACCGAGCGTGCGGCGCAGCTTGCCGCGGCGCATGCGACAGCTCTGCAGTACGGCTGGCGTCTGCTCGGTCCGGTATTGCGTGCGGGGTTTGGGCTGGCAGACATGGATGATGAGGCGTTGCGCGCCGAGGTGATCGCCGAGATGGGTCGCACCCTCTCGCTACCTCGAGACTGA
- a CDS encoding acyl-CoA thioesterase, whose translation MTKPELPTKADFPVHRRHQTRWADNDVYGHVNNVVYYAWFDTAVNGWLMEAAGCDIRDLPAIGVVAETSCKYLAEVSFPDELSIGLALEHRGRSSVIYKLAVFKVIDGVVEDAPRALGRFVHVYVDSDARTPVPIPEQVATALEQLR comes from the coding sequence ATGACCAAGCCGGAATTGCCCACTAAAGCCGACTTCCCGGTGCACCGTCGGCACCAAACCCGTTGGGCCGATAACGATGTCTACGGGCATGTCAACAACGTCGTCTACTACGCCTGGTTCGATACCGCCGTCAACGGCTGGCTGATGGAGGCCGCGGGGTGCGATATTCGCGACCTGCCCGCCATCGGCGTCGTGGCCGAAACCTCGTGCAAGTACCTGGCCGAGGTGTCCTTCCCAGACGAACTGTCGATCGGCTTGGCTCTGGAGCATCGCGGACGCAGCAGCGTGATCTATAAGCTCGCGGTGTTCAAGGTCATCGACGGTGTTGTCGAAGACGCTCCCCGCGCCCTGGGCCGGTTCGTCCATGTCTATGTGGACTCCGACGCCCGCACACCTGTCCCCATTCCCGAGCAAGTCGCGACCGCTCTCGAACAGTTGAGGTAA
- a CDS encoding cytochrome P450 produces the protein MRVQTEVDPLLRRLLDEGDRANPYPLYGEIRELARSGAVRPQGLPVSVLATFDDCNAMLRHPLASSDARHAHIRQRAGSPAPAREPSLLGLDGAAHARLRGLVQKAFNAKVVNAMSESVQQLIDELLNSAAEMGTFDLIADYAYPLPVTVISRILGVPPGDESMVVDTTKLLNGSPGLVFALTGEAPDNTAQVQADADMRAYFSELVASRRRHPGSDLLSALIDAEAAGDRLTDEEIVTMCVILYLAGHITTVNLIGNAALAMLRQPRHWQELGADPEYASAVVDETLRFDPPVQMVMRTAAQDMTAGAVTLPKGEFVLVLLAAAQRDPAVYEDPDTFHPRRSDAKHLAFGLGPHFCLGAPLARLEARLALSALTSRFPNAHMVAEPTYTSNAALRGISTFPLSVR, from the coding sequence ATGCGTGTACAAACTGAAGTAGACCCTCTACTCCGTCGGCTTCTGGATGAGGGCGATAGGGCGAATCCTTATCCGCTCTATGGGGAAATCCGGGAGTTGGCCAGGAGTGGCGCCGTGCGTCCGCAGGGGCTGCCGGTCAGCGTGCTGGCGACTTTCGATGATTGCAATGCCATGCTTCGGCATCCGCTGGCCTCGTCGGACGCCCGTCATGCCCATATACGTCAGCGAGCGGGTAGTCCGGCTCCCGCGCGTGAGCCGTCACTTCTGGGTCTGGACGGGGCAGCTCACGCCAGGTTGCGCGGTCTCGTCCAGAAAGCGTTCAACGCCAAGGTCGTCAATGCGATGAGCGAGAGCGTTCAGCAGCTCATCGATGAATTACTCAACAGCGCAGCAGAAATGGGAACATTCGATCTTATTGCCGACTATGCGTACCCGCTGCCGGTGACCGTGATCTCGCGGATCCTTGGGGTGCCTCCCGGCGATGAGTCGATGGTGGTTGACACGACCAAGCTGCTCAACGGCTCACCCGGACTCGTGTTTGCGCTCACCGGTGAGGCCCCGGATAACACCGCTCAAGTGCAGGCAGACGCAGACATGCGCGCCTACTTCTCGGAGCTGGTTGCCTCGCGGCGACGTCATCCCGGTTCGGACTTGCTGTCAGCGCTTATCGATGCCGAGGCCGCTGGCGATCGCCTTACGGACGAGGAGATCGTCACCATGTGTGTGATCTTGTACTTGGCGGGCCACATCACCACGGTCAACCTGATCGGGAACGCGGCGCTGGCCATGTTGCGTCAGCCACGGCACTGGCAGGAACTGGGAGCCGACCCGGAATATGCCTCGGCGGTGGTTGACGAGACTTTGCGTTTCGACCCTCCCGTTCAGATGGTCATGCGTACCGCGGCGCAGGACATGACTGCCGGTGCGGTGACCTTGCCGAAGGGGGAATTTGTTTTGGTACTGCTCGCTGCGGCACAACGTGATCCGGCGGTCTACGAGGACCCCGACACATTCCATCCACGGCGTTCCGATGCCAAACACCTGGCGTTCGGCCTTGGTCCGCACTTCTGCCTGGGCGCCCCGCTGGCGCGGCTGGAAGCAAGGCTCGCGTTATCGGCTCTGACTTCCCGGTTTCCCAACGCCCACATGGTCGCTGAGCCCACCTACACATCCAATGCGGCGCTCCGGGGAATCAGTACATTCCCGTTGAGTGTTCGTTGA